One Cryobacterium sp. CG_9.6 genomic region harbors:
- a CDS encoding CGNR zinc finger domain-containing protein: MVNTNYSVQILDYRNGAANATLLANTDAGRVAEDRLQSIEDLQTLLDQAGIAATTARTITTSDVTRARALRTQLRQVLSATELTTAIAQLNALLVAAHPDATLNWVSDTHEWGWHLSVPADTDAVRQLQLVTTSSLLAMTRTFGLARFGDCTATDCTGMFADTSRGGRRRFCDPTRCGNRAHVAAYRARNGHTHTGSSEPKNH, encoded by the coding sequence GTGGTAAATACAAATTACTCGGTTCAAATTTTGGATTACCGCAACGGCGCTGCCAACGCCACGCTCCTCGCGAACACCGATGCGGGCAGAGTTGCGGAGGATCGACTCCAGTCGATCGAGGACCTTCAAACACTCCTCGACCAGGCGGGAATCGCCGCGACAACGGCGCGAACCATCACGACGTCAGACGTGACACGCGCACGGGCGCTCCGCACGCAGCTGCGTCAAGTGCTCAGCGCCACAGAGCTAACGACCGCGATTGCTCAACTCAACGCTCTTCTTGTGGCTGCTCATCCTGACGCGACACTCAACTGGGTGAGCGACACTCACGAATGGGGATGGCATCTGTCCGTACCTGCGGACACCGATGCGGTTCGTCAGTTACAGCTGGTGACGACCTCGAGCCTGCTTGCAATGACCCGCACATTCGGTCTGGCCCGATTCGGGGATTGCACGGCGACCGATTGCACTGGCATGTTCGCCGATACATCACGTGGCGGACGCCGTCGGTTCTGCGACCCGACGCGATGTGGAAACCGGGCCCACGTGGCCGCCTATCGTGCCCGTAACGGCCACACCCACACCGGCAGCAGTGAACCGAAAAACCATTGA
- a CDS encoding recombinase family protein: MGHLLGYARVSTTDQDASLQVDALNAAGCYRVFVDTISGSIDQRPELGKLLDQLRPGDTLVVWRLDRLGRSIRHLIDQLSLLSERKIGFRTLQETIDTTSSGGRLVFHVFAALAEFERDLIRERTNAGLQAARARGRTGGRPPLLTDDQVTTAQRMYQQKDMTVAQIGDVLGVSRTTIYRTLHRQPVKPQGRRPRRVAPAT; encoded by the coding sequence ATGGGTCATCTTTTAGGATATGCGCGGGTGTCGACGACGGATCAGGACGCGTCGTTGCAGGTTGATGCGTTGAACGCGGCGGGGTGTTACCGAGTGTTTGTGGACACCATCTCGGGCTCGATCGATCAGCGACCTGAGCTGGGTAAGTTGCTGGACCAATTGCGTCCGGGGGACACGCTTGTGGTGTGGAGGCTTGACCGGCTGGGGCGTTCTATCCGGCACCTCATCGATCAGCTGTCCCTTCTTTCCGAGCGCAAGATCGGGTTTCGCACGTTGCAGGAAACGATCGATACGACGTCGTCGGGTGGTCGTTTGGTGTTCCACGTGTTTGCGGCGTTGGCGGAATTCGAACGCGATCTGATCCGTGAGCGGACCAACGCGGGGTTGCAGGCGGCGCGGGCGCGGGGCCGCACGGGTGGCCGCCCGCCTCTTCTCACTGATGATCAAGTCACGACTGCCCAACGCATGTATCAGCAGAAGGACATGACTGTCGCTCAGATCGGTGACGTGCTCGGTGTGAGCCGGACGACTATCTATCGCACCCTGCACCGCCAGCCCGTGAAACCCCAGGGCCGGCGCCCGCGACGGGTAGCGCCCGCCACGTAG
- a CDS encoding IS110 family transposase, translating into MTVATSEPPQFTIAVQPLRTIFAGVDTHKDTHYVAIVDDHGQPIADREFLAVGSGYRKIIEFLHAYGIVEAVGVEGTGSYGAELARVLANAGMRVVEVTRANRAERRLRGKSDPLDAHQAAMSVLAGRGLSTPKQRDGDVESMRVLLAERSSATKARTASINQIHALLVSAPEAIRQDFRRYDGNKLTVALARTRPTPGTTPELILRASAKRLAQRHQVLTADIALIDSQLGQLASRQNPALMAASGVGPFVAAHLLATAGDNPDRISTKAQFAALCGVAPIPASSGKRQRFRLSRGGDRQANAALHRIVLLRKRHKEPRTMAYIARRTAEGLSDRDIVRCLKRHVANEIFALLTKNHAVPLPGGPRLRQRRQTLGIVLTDAAKQLNVPYQRLRRLEIGQRADTDLETTFSAWLDDQSRQAKPTPKAA; encoded by the coding sequence ATGACAGTTGCAACTAGTGAACCGCCACAATTCACCATCGCGGTCCAGCCTCTACGAACCATCTTCGCCGGGGTTGATACCCACAAAGACACGCACTATGTCGCTATCGTTGACGACCACGGACAACCGATCGCCGACCGGGAATTCCTCGCAGTCGGGAGCGGCTATCGCAAAATCATCGAGTTCCTCCACGCCTACGGCATCGTCGAAGCCGTTGGCGTCGAAGGAACCGGTTCCTACGGTGCGGAACTTGCCCGCGTTTTGGCGAATGCCGGAATGCGCGTGGTTGAGGTCACTCGCGCCAACCGTGCCGAGCGTCGGTTGCGCGGCAAATCCGATCCCCTCGACGCCCACCAAGCGGCGATGTCGGTTCTCGCTGGGCGAGGGTTATCAACCCCGAAACAACGCGATGGCGACGTCGAGTCGATGCGGGTCTTACTTGCGGAACGCTCCTCTGCCACCAAGGCGCGCACGGCCAGCATCAATCAGATCCATGCCCTGTTGGTGAGCGCACCCGAGGCCATCCGGCAAGATTTTCGCCGATACGACGGCAACAAACTCACGGTTGCGCTCGCGCGCACACGACCCACACCGGGCACCACTCCGGAGCTGATCCTACGGGCATCAGCGAAACGCCTCGCGCAACGCCATCAGGTCCTGACAGCGGATATTGCTCTTATCGACAGCCAACTTGGCCAACTCGCCAGCCGGCAGAATCCGGCTCTCATGGCCGCAAGCGGCGTGGGCCCGTTTGTTGCCGCACACCTGCTCGCCACTGCCGGCGACAACCCAGACCGCATCTCCACCAAGGCCCAGTTTGCTGCTCTGTGCGGCGTCGCACCTATTCCGGCATCTTCGGGAAAACGGCAACGTTTCCGTCTCTCGCGCGGTGGCGACCGGCAAGCCAACGCTGCCCTGCACCGTATTGTCCTGCTCCGCAAACGCCACAAGGAACCTCGGACTATGGCCTACATCGCCCGACGCACCGCTGAAGGCCTTTCCGACCGCGACATCGTCCGCTGCCTCAAACGCCACGTCGCCAACGAAATATTTGCATTGCTCACCAAAAACCACGCTGTCCCTCTGCCCGGTGGACCACGGCTGCGGCAACGCCGCCAAACACTCGGCATCGTCCTCACTGACGCGGCCAAACAGCTCAACGTCCCCTACCAGCGCTTACGTCGACTCGAAATAGGACAACGCGCTGACACCGACCTGGAAACCACCTTCAGCGCCTGGCTCGACGACCAATCCCGACAAGCGAAACCCACCCCAAAGGCCGCTTGA